A stretch of DNA from Mycolicibacterium celeriflavum:
GCTGAAGATGCCACTGCGTAAGCTAACCCGCGCCAAAGCACGCCTTCAGCGCATCAAAGGCGAACGCGCGGAGAACAACTCAGACCCACCGAACGAAGAGGTACCCTTCTGAGGCCAGATCAGCTCAACCAGGAGCTGATTCGGTACAACGCTTCGTCGATATCGGTGGTCGGTCCCGCGAACGACATCCGCACGAACGAACCGCCGCGTGCTGGGTCGAAGTCGATACCCGGTGCGATCGCAACACCGGTGTCATCCAACAGCTTCGAGCAGAACGACAACGAGTCGGTGGTCAGATGCGAGACGTCCGCGTACACGTAGAACGCGCCGTCGGTCGGGGCCAGGCGGTCGATGCCGAGCCTTCGCAGGCCGTCCAGTAGCAGCCGGCGGTTGGCGGCGTACTGGTGCAGCAGCGCGTCGGCTTCGGCGATCGACTCCGGGGTGAACGCCGCGACCGCGGCGAATTGCGGCAGCGTCGGCGGGCAGATCGTGAAGTTGCCCGTCAGACGGTCCACCGCACGCTGCAGTTCCTGCGGCACCAGCAGCCAGCCCAGCCGCCACCCCGTCATCGCGAAGTACTTCGAAAAGCTGTTGGCGACAATCGCGTTGCGCGACGTCTGCCATGCGCAACTGGTTGCGGGCGCACCCTCGTAGACCAGCCCGTGGTACACCTCGTCGCTGATCAGCCGCACTCCGGCCGTATCGCACCACGACGCGATCGCCGCCAGTTCGTCCGGCGGAATCACCGTGCCGGTCGGGTTGGCCGGGCTCGCCACGATGACGCCCCGCACGGGCGGATCGAGCGCCGCGAGCATCTGAACCGTCGGCTGGAAGCGGGTCTCGGGGCCGCAGGGAATCTCGACGACTTCGCAGCCCAGCGCCGAGAGGATGTTGCGATAGCAGGGGTAGCCGGGGCTGGCGATCGCGACCCGGTCGCCGACGTCGAAGCTGGCCAGGAACGCCAACAGGAAGCCGCCCGACGAACCGGTCGTGATCACCACGTCGTTCGGGTCGACGACGAGACCGTGCCGGGCGAGGTACTGGCCGGCGATGGCCGCACGCAGTTCCGGGATACCCAGCGCGACGGTGTAGCCGAGCACGGTGGTGTCCAGCGCCTCTTTCGCCGCGGCACGGACGGCGGCGGGGGCGCCCGCGCTGGGCTGACCGGCGGATAGGTTCACCAGGTCGCCGTGGCTGCGCTGGCGTTCCGCGGCGGCCAGCCACACGTCCATCACGTAGAACGGCGGGATCCCCGACCGCAGCGAGATGCTCACGCTGCTAACGCTAAAGCACTTCGGATTCGAGCCGCCGCAGGTAGTCCCGCGGCGGTCCGAGCAGCTGCGCGCTGCCGTGCGCGCGCTTGAAGTACAGCTGGATGTCGTGCTCCCAGGTGATCGCGATGCCACCATGCATCTGCACGGCTTCGCCGGCGACCTTGGTGAACGCCTCGCTGGCCGAAAACCGGGCCAGCGCTGCGGATGTCGGTGACGGCGCGGCGATCGCCTCGTCGACGACCGCGCGCGCTGACTGCACCGCGACGTACAGGTCCGCCATCCGATGCTTGAGCGCCTGGAAACTGCCGATGGGCCTGCCGAACTGCACCCGGTCCTTGGTGTACTGCACGGTGAGGTCGAGGCAACGCGACGCCGCGCCGATCTGCTCGGCGGCAAGCAACAGCGCGGCGGTGTCGGCGAGGCCTGGGTCGGCGGCGATGTCCGCGGTGTCCTGCGCTTCGACGCGCGCCAGCCGTCGCGTCAGGTCCATCGCGTCGACCCGGTGGGCGGTGAACCGCGTCCACCTGGTCAGCCGATCGCCATTGGCGGCGATCACCACGTCTGCGATGTCACCGTTGACCACATGGTCGGCATCGAAAGCGACGGCGCCCAACCGGGTGCCCTCAGCCAGCCCCTCGAGCGCCTCGGTGTCGGGTTCGTCCGCGGCCAGCAGTGCCAACTCCGCGAGTGTGGTGCCGAGCAGCGGGGTCGGTACCAAAGCCTTGGCGAGTTCCTCGAGCACGACGGCGGCGTCGGCGAGTTCACCGCCCGCGCCGCCGAGTTCCTCGGGCACGACGAGTGCCGCCGCGCCGACCTGCTCGCACAGCAGCTTCCACAGCGACTCGTCGTATCCGCGTTCGGATTCCATCGCCTCGCGGACCGCCGCGGGTGATGCGTGCTTGTCGACCAGCGCGGCGGCCGTCTCGCGCAGGAGTTGACGTTCTTCACTCATGACAGCGCCTCCAATACCCGCTGGCGATGCACCGCCGGGTCGCCCCACGCCGAGCGCAGCGCCTGCACGCGCAGCAACCACAATGACAGGTCGTGTTCCTGGGTGAAGCCGATGGCGCCGTGGGTCTGCAGGGCCGAACGGGCCGCCAGCAGTGCCGCGTCGGCCGCGGCGGCCTTGGCGGCGCTGACGTCGCGCGCGGTGTCGGGTGAATGGTCGGCCAGCGACAGCGCCGCGCCGTACACCAGTGGGCGGGCCAGTTCGACGGCGATGTGCACGTCGGCGAGCTTGTGCTTGATCGCCTGATAGGTACCGATCACCTTGCCGAACTGGGTGCGCTGCTTGGCGTATTCGACCGACATGTCGAGCATCGCCTGCCCGGCACCGACCAGTTGCGCTGCCGTCGCCAACACGCCGAATTCGTACGCTCGCGCGACGTCGGCCTTCTTCGCGTCGCCGGAAGCGCTGACCTCGAACAGCTTCCGGCTCGGATCCACGGACTCGTGCTGCGCGCCTGCAGCGCCGTCGCGCACCTCGTTGTTGTCGGCCACCAGGATGAGTCCGGCGGTATCCGCGTCGACGGCGTACGGCACATGCGGTGGCAGGGCGACGGTGGCGATGAGCTCACCGGCGGCCAGCGCGGCACTGCGCTCGTCGACGGCGAGCAGAACTGGTGCGACTGCGATGGATTCGACGACCGGACCCGGCACGCACCACCGACCGAGACGTTCGGCGGCGACCACAAGATCCACCGGGTGCGCCTCGATCCCGTCGTACTTCTCGGGGACCACGAGCGCGGTGACGCCGAGGTCGGTCAGCTGCGCCCACACCTTGCGGCCGGGCGCCGTGTCACCGGCCGCCCACGCCCGGATCGCACCCGGCAGATCGGCGGCGCCCAGCGCGGCGTCGATACTCGCCGCGAAGTCGCGCTGCTGTTCGTCCAATTCGAAGTTCATCTGACTACTTTCGGGGAAGCCCCAGGAGGCGCTCGGCGATGATATTGCGCTGGATCTCGTTGGTACCGGCGTAGATCGGGCCGCCGAGAGCGAACAGCAGGCCATCGGTCCACTTGTCGGCGAGCTCACCGTCGGCGCCGCGCAAGTCGAGTGCGGTCTGGTGGATCGCGACGTCGAGGTCGGACCAGAACACTTTCGTCACCGAGGACTCGGCGCCCAGCTCACCGCCTGCGGCGACGCGCGTTACGGTCCCGAACGTGTGCAACCGGTAAGCCTGTGCCTTTATCCACGCGTCGGCGACCCGGTCGGCGTACGCGGGGTCGCGGTCGTTGGCCCATTCGGCCACCAGCCTTTCAGCCGGCGCCAAGAACCGGGCGGGGCTGCGCAACGACATACCGCGCTCGTTGCTCGAGGTGCTCATCGCTGCGCGCCACCCGTCGTGCACTTCGCCGATGACATCGTTGTCGGGAACGAACACGTCGTCGAGGAAGATCTCGCCGAATCCCGTGTCGCCGCCCAACTGCGCGATGGGACGCACCGTGACGCCGTCGGCCTTGAGGTCGAACATGAAGTAGGTCAGGCCCTTGTGGCGCTGCGCCTCCGGATCGGAACGGAACAAACCGAACGCCCGCTCGCCGAATGGCGCCCGTGAACTCCAGATCTTCTGCCCGTTGAGCAGCCAGCCGCCCTCGGTCTTGGTCGCGGTCGAGCGCAGGGAAGCCAAATCGCTGCCGGATTCCGGCTCCGACCAGGCCTGCGCCCAAATCTCCTCGCCGCTGGCCATTTTCGGCAGCACGCGGTCGAGCTGTTCTTCGGTGCCGTGCGCGAACAACGTCGGCGCCAGCATCGAAGTGCCGTTGGCGCTGGCGCGACCCGGCGCGCCGGCGCGGAAGTACTCCTCCTCGTAGACCACCCACTGCAGCAGGGACGCGTCGCGGCCACCGTATTTTTCAGGCCAGGTGATCACCGACAGCCCGGCGTCGAAAAGCACCCTGTCCCAACGTCGATGCTCTTCGAAACCCTCGGCGGTGTCGTAGGACTTGGTCGGGAACTTGTCCTTGTTGTCCGCCAGGAACTGGCGTACCTCGGCTTGGAAGGCCAAGGTGGCGTCGTCGAAATTCAGGTCCATCAGGAAGATCCAGCCCTCTCATTGTGTTGTTGGCGCAAACGGGGCTTGACCACCTTGCCGCCGGGGTTACGCGGCAACGCAGCCAGGAACTCCACCGACCGGGGTGTCTTGAAGTTCGCCAGATGCTGCCGGCAGTAAGCGATTACGGTCTCTTCGTCGAGTTCGGTGCCGGACTTGGTGACGATGAACGCCTTGCCCACCTCGCCGAGTCGTTTGTCGGGTACCCCGATCACCGCGGCTTCGGCGACACCGTCGAGGCGGGCCAACACCTGCTCGATTTCGGCAGGGTAGACGTTGAACCCGCCGCAGATGTACATGTCCTTGAGCCGGTCGGTGATGCGCAGGTTGCCGTTCTCGTCGACGGTACCGACGTCGCCGGTGTGCAACCAGCCATCGGAGTCGATCGCCGCCGCGGTTGCTTCGGGATCGTCGAGGTAGCCGAGCATGACGTTCGGGCCGCGCAGCAACACCTCGCCGGCGCTCGACTCATCCGGATTGTCGATGCGCAGTTCGAAATCCGCGATCGGCCGCCCCGACGTCGTGGCGACGGTGACCGCGTCGTCGTCGGCACGGCACATCGTGCCGAACCCGCTGGCCTCGGTCAGCCCGTACGCCGTCAGCACGATGTCGATGTCGAGTTCGTTCTGCATGCGTTCAATCAACACGACCGGGATCGTCGCCGCCCCCGTGACCGCGAAGCGCAGCGAACTCAGGTCGTAGTCGGCGCGTTTCGGGTGATCGAGCAGCGTCTGGTAGATGGTCGGCGGACCGGGCAGCACGGTGATGCGTTGCTCGGCCACCGCGGCCATCGCCTGCTCCGGGTCGAATGTCAGCTGAGGAATGAGCGTCGCTCCGGTCTGCAGGCAAGTCAGGATGCCCGCCTTGTAGCCGAAGTTGTGAAAGAACGGGTTGATGCACAGATAGCGGTCGTCGCTGGTGAGCTGACCACAGGCGGCCCACGCGGCGGATGCGTCGAGCGACTGTCGGTGCGCGCACAGCACGCCCTTGCTGCGGCCAGTCGTGCCCGAGGTGAACAGGATGTCGGACACGTCGTCGGGTGCGACTGCGGCGGCGCGGGCGTCGACCTCGTCGAGGTCCTCTCCCTCAGCCACGAATTCGTCCCAGGTGCCGTCGTCCTTCTCGATCGGCACGCGCACGACGTGCTTGAGGTCGGGCAGAGCATCACGATCGAGGGAGGCG
This window harbors:
- a CDS encoding pyridoxal phosphate-dependent aminotransferase, with amino-acid sequence MDVWLAAAERQRSHGDLVNLSAGQPSAGAPAAVRAAAKEALDTTVLGYTVALGIPELRAAIAGQYLARHGLVVDPNDVVITTGSSGGFLLAFLASFDVGDRVAIASPGYPCYRNILSALGCEVVEIPCGPETRFQPTVQMLAALDPPVRGVIVASPANPTGTVIPPDELAAIASWCDTAGVRLISDEVYHGLVYEGAPATSCAWQTSRNAIVANSFSKYFAMTGWRLGWLLVPQELQRAVDRLTGNFTICPPTLPQFAAVAAFTPESIAEADALLHQYAANRRLLLDGLRRLGIDRLAPTDGAFYVYADVSHLTTDSLSFCSKLLDDTGVAIAPGIDFDPARGGSFVRMSFAGPTTDIDEALYRISSWLS
- the ipdE2 gene encoding acyl-CoA dehydrogenase IpdE2, giving the protein MSEERQLLRETAAALVDKHASPAAVREAMESERGYDESLWKLLCEQVGAAALVVPEELGGAGGELADAAVVLEELAKALVPTPLLGTTLAELALLAADEPDTEALEGLAEGTRLGAVAFDADHVVNGDIADVVIAANGDRLTRWTRFTAHRVDAMDLTRRLARVEAQDTADIAADPGLADTAALLLAAEQIGAASRCLDLTVQYTKDRVQFGRPIGSFQALKHRMADLYVAVQSARAVVDEAIAAPSPTSAALARFSASEAFTKVAGEAVQMHGGIAITWEHDIQLYFKRAHGSAQLLGPPRDYLRRLESEVL
- a CDS encoding acyl-CoA dehydrogenase family protein encodes the protein MNFELDEQQRDFAASIDAALGAADLPGAIRAWAAGDTAPGRKVWAQLTDLGVTALVVPEKYDGIEAHPVDLVVAAERLGRWCVPGPVVESIAVAPVLLAVDERSAALAAGELIATVALPPHVPYAVDADTAGLILVADNNEVRDGAAGAQHESVDPSRKLFEVSASGDAKKADVARAYEFGVLATAAQLVGAGQAMLDMSVEYAKQRTQFGKVIGTYQAIKHKLADVHIAVELARPLVYGAALSLADHSPDTARDVSAAKAAAADAALLAARSALQTHGAIGFTQEHDLSLWLLRVQALRSAWGDPAVHRQRVLEALS
- a CDS encoding acyl-CoA dehydrogenase family protein, whose amino-acid sequence is MDLNFDDATLAFQAEVRQFLADNKDKFPTKSYDTAEGFEEHRRWDRVLFDAGLSVITWPEKYGGRDASLLQWVVYEEEYFRAGAPGRASANGTSMLAPTLFAHGTEEQLDRVLPKMASGEEIWAQAWSEPESGSDLASLRSTATKTEGGWLLNGQKIWSSRAPFGERAFGLFRSDPEAQRHKGLTYFMFDLKADGVTVRPIAQLGGDTGFGEIFLDDVFVPDNDVIGEVHDGWRAAMSTSSNERGMSLRSPARFLAPAERLVAEWANDRDPAYADRVADAWIKAQAYRLHTFGTVTRVAAGGELGAESSVTKVFWSDLDVAIHQTALDLRGADGELADKWTDGLLFALGGPIYAGTNEIQRNIIAERLLGLPRK
- the fadD3 gene encoding 3-((3aS,4S,7aS)-7a-methyl-1,5-dioxo-octahydro-1H-inden-4-yl)propanoate--CoA ligase FadD3; the encoded protein is MTGDRRTIPEVLNRIADRFSDHNALVTAGNSTGDRTVTYAELRDEVRRAAAAMMQLGIKSGDRVAIWSPNTWHWVVACLATHYAGGVVVPLNTRYTSSEAADILARTGAPLLFASGEFLGADKAASLDRDALPDLKHVVRVPIEKDDGTWDEFVAEGEDLDEVDARAAAVAPDDVSDILFTSGTTGRSKGVLCAHRQSLDASAAWAACGQLTSDDRYLCINPFFHNFGYKAGILTCLQTGATLIPQLTFDPEQAMAAVAEQRITVLPGPPTIYQTLLDHPKRADYDLSSLRFAVTGAATIPVVLIERMQNELDIDIVLTAYGLTEASGFGTMCRADDDAVTVATTSGRPIADFELRIDNPDESSAGEVLLRGPNVMLGYLDDPEATAAAIDSDGWLHTGDVGTVDENGNLRITDRLKDMYICGGFNVYPAEIEQVLARLDGVAEAAVIGVPDKRLGEVGKAFIVTKSGTELDEETVIAYCRQHLANFKTPRSVEFLAALPRNPGGKVVKPRLRQQHNERAGSS